The following coding sequences are from one Niveibacterium umoris window:
- the glgA gene encoding glycogen synthase GlgA has product MKKKQRAIHILFASAEIAPWVKTGGLGDVAAALPPAVARAGCKVKVITPCYPALAAAFPAAVELVKIDGLAVRLPHCRVLDAGEIAPGVGLWLLDSPRHFARAGNPYVDADGHEWPDNVWRFGLLSRIASWLAENSASTGWPVDVLHCNDWHTALAPAYQHYLGGETPTVMTVHNLAFHGQFPETAIGDLGLPRRGFRFDGIEFHGKLSFLKAGLQLCDRITTVSPNYAHEMQTEAYGCGLDGLLRYRRARLIGILNGIDEAQWNPATDAAIAARYDVKTLDKKAANTAALREELGLHNDTAPLIGVVSRMAHQKGSDLLIEEGDSLVAMGAQLAIVGSGEKPLEAAFRELAARHPGRVSVTVGYNEALAHRIEAGADMFLMPSRFEPCGLNQMYSLRYGTPPIVRRTGGLADTVVDTTPATLKDGTATGFVFDHASGEALLACVRRAMCVYRDPLQWRQIQRTAMQTHFGWGEAAQRYRALYESLLPAGR; this is encoded by the coding sequence ATGAAGAAGAAGCAGCGCGCGATCCACATCCTCTTTGCCAGTGCGGAGATCGCACCCTGGGTCAAGACCGGGGGGCTGGGCGACGTCGCCGCCGCACTGCCCCCGGCGGTGGCGCGCGCCGGCTGCAAAGTCAAGGTCATCACTCCCTGCTACCCGGCGCTGGCGGCGGCCTTTCCGGCTGCCGTCGAACTGGTGAAGATCGACGGCCTCGCGGTGCGGCTGCCGCACTGCCGCGTGCTCGACGCCGGCGAGATCGCGCCCGGCGTCGGCCTCTGGCTGCTCGACTCGCCACGACACTTTGCGCGCGCCGGCAACCCTTACGTCGACGCCGACGGCCATGAGTGGCCCGACAACGTGTGGCGTTTCGGCCTGCTGTCACGCATTGCGAGCTGGCTTGCCGAAAACAGCGCGAGCACCGGATGGCCGGTCGATGTGCTCCACTGCAACGACTGGCATACCGCGCTGGCGCCCGCGTATCAGCACTACCTCGGTGGCGAGACGCCAACGGTGATGACGGTGCACAACCTCGCCTTCCATGGCCAGTTTCCGGAGACGGCGATCGGCGACCTGGGGCTGCCACGACGCGGCTTCCGCTTCGACGGCATCGAGTTCCACGGCAAGCTTTCCTTCCTCAAGGCGGGCCTGCAGTTGTGCGACCGCATCACCACGGTGAGCCCGAACTACGCTCACGAGATGCAGACCGAAGCTTACGGCTGCGGCCTCGACGGCCTGCTGCGCTACCGCCGCGCGCGCCTGATCGGCATCCTCAATGGCATCGATGAAGCCCAGTGGAACCCGGCGACCGACGCGGCGATTGCTGCGCGCTACGACGTCAAGACGCTCGACAAGAAAGCCGCCAACACCGCTGCGCTGCGCGAGGAACTCGGGCTGCACAACGACACCGCACCGCTCATCGGCGTCGTCAGCCGGATGGCGCATCAGAAGGGTTCGGATCTCTTGATCGAGGAAGGCGACAGTCTGGTCGCGATGGGCGCGCAACTGGCGATTGTCGGGTCGGGCGAGAAGCCCCTCGAAGCCGCTTTCCGCGAACTGGCCGCACGACACCCCGGCCGCGTCTCGGTCACCGTCGGCTACAACGAAGCGCTGGCGCACCGCATCGAAGCGGGCGCCGACATGTTCCTGATGCCCTCGCGCTTCGAGCCCTGCGGCCTCAACCAGATGTACAGCCTGCGCTACGGCACGCCCCCCATCGTTCGCCGCACCGGCGGCCTCGCCGACACGGTGGTCGACACCACGCCGGCGACGCTCAAGGACGGCACCGCAACCGGGTTCGTCTTCGACCACGCCAGCGGCGAAGCCCTGCTCGCCTGCGTACGCCGCGCCATGTGCGTGTACCGCGATCCCTTGCAATGGCGGCAGATCCAGCGCACTGCCATGCAGACCCACTTCGGGTGGGGCGAAGCAGCGCAACGTTACCGCGCACTCTACGAATCGCTGCTGCCGGCAGGCCGCTGA
- a CDS encoding DUF4124 domain-containing protein, which yields MTARPKLIALLLPCVLAAGVCHAEDTVWKWKDDKGRWQYGNQPPQGVKAEKVTATISTVPAIKSQPRMAPQPDPAPAADAASQPKAVTSAGRQQMMEACEKAGGTDCDAVVNAALNAMVEEAAKRPAP from the coding sequence ATGACCGCGCGCCCGAAACTGATCGCCCTGCTTCTGCCCTGCGTGCTCGCGGCCGGCGTCTGCCATGCCGAGGACACCGTCTGGAAGTGGAAGGACGACAAGGGCCGCTGGCAATACGGCAATCAGCCACCGCAGGGGGTCAAGGCGGAGAAAGTGACCGCGACGATCTCGACCGTGCCGGCCATCAAGAGTCAGCCGCGCATGGCGCCGCAGCCGGACCCTGCGCCCGCTGCCGACGCTGCCAGCCAACCCAAGGCGGTGACCTCGGCCGGACGCCAGCAGATGATGGAAGCCTGCGAGAAGGCGGGCGGAACCGACTGCGACGCGGTCGTCAACGCGGCCCTCAACGCGATGGTGGAAGAGGCCGCAAAGCGCCCGGCGCCGTGA
- a CDS encoding NAD-dependent epimerase/dehydratase family protein has product MRQTVLVLGANGRVGRALVEAFHAAGWQVKAQMRKAPTAPLPAGVEAVSCDALDTPALVAAAQGAAVIVNALNPDYARWDVLLPPLAASVLAAARASRATLMLPGNVYNFGAKLPAVLTETTPEQPDTPKARQRIALEGQMRAASREGVRSIVIRAGDFFGGGPGSWFDMVIAKDIAKGRVTWPGPEDLPHAWAYLPDLARVFVMVAERRAALAPFESLHFAGHTLSGAQMRQALEQASGRSLELRQMSWWPLRLASPFVPMLRALLQMRYLWLRPHQLDDSRLRALLGTVPHTPLVAALAASLGRHGSQLETAAAGAH; this is encoded by the coding sequence ATGCGGCAAACAGTTCTGGTGCTGGGCGCGAACGGCCGGGTCGGCCGCGCGCTGGTGGAAGCCTTCCACGCTGCCGGCTGGCAGGTGAAAGCACAGATGCGCAAGGCGCCGACCGCGCCGCTGCCGGCGGGCGTCGAAGCGGTGAGTTGTGACGCGCTGGATACCCCGGCCCTGGTCGCTGCGGCACAGGGGGCAGCGGTCATCGTGAATGCGCTGAATCCCGACTATGCGCGCTGGGATGTGCTACTGCCGCCGCTGGCCGCCAGTGTGCTTGCTGCCGCACGGGCGAGTCGTGCGACGCTGATGCTGCCGGGCAACGTCTATAACTTCGGCGCCAAGCTGCCCGCAGTGCTCACCGAAACCACGCCGGAACAGCCCGACACGCCGAAGGCACGCCAGCGCATCGCGCTGGAGGGGCAGATGCGCGCGGCGAGCCGCGAAGGGGTGCGCAGCATCGTGATCCGCGCCGGCGATTTCTTTGGCGGCGGGCCGGGTTCGTGGTTCGACATGGTCATCGCCAAGGACATCGCCAAAGGCCGCGTGACCTGGCCGGGGCCGGAAGACTTGCCGCACGCATGGGCCTACCTGCCCGATCTGGCGCGCGTATTCGTGATGGTGGCGGAGCGTCGTGCTGCGTTGGCGCCCTTCGAAAGCCTGCACTTCGCCGGCCACACCCTGAGCGGCGCGCAGATGCGGCAGGCGCTGGAGCAGGCAAGCGGGCGTTCGCTCGAACTCCGGCAGATGTCCTGGTGGCCGCTGCGGCTGGCCTCGCCCTTCGTGCCGATGCTGCGGGCGCTGCTGCAGATGCGTTACCTGTGGCTACGCCCCCACCAGCTCGACGATTCGCGCTTGCGCGCCCTGCTCGGTACGGTGCCGCACACGCCGCTTGTGGCGGCATTGGCTGCGTCGCTGGGCAGACACGGCAGCCAGCTTGAAACAGCCGCGGCGGGCGCGCATTGA
- a CDS encoding LysR family transcriptional regulator, with protein MHNKTAAPTSPDWDLIRAFLAVVDAGSLTAAAGALATSQPTLSRQIAQLEQQTGAALFERTTRGLSLTEAGDALVEPARRMQAAAQALALAAAGRAQTLAGTVRLTASEMMSAHVLPPILVQLRAAHPEIEIELVASNRVDNLLAREADIAIRMVRPDQGSLVTRHVADYPIGFYAHADYLKGRAPVTPDNFAEHDWVGLDQSPQLIDGFRSAGFNIDRHFFAFRCDNNIVGWEAVRAGMGIGITMQRVAERDPQLVRLLQEFPLPSLPVWLTAHRELRGSPRMRIVFDALAEALGD; from the coding sequence ATGCATAACAAGACCGCTGCACCGACCTCGCCGGACTGGGATCTGATCCGCGCCTTTCTTGCCGTGGTCGATGCCGGCTCGCTGACCGCCGCGGCTGGCGCGCTGGCGACCAGCCAGCCCACCTTGTCGCGCCAGATCGCCCAGCTCGAACAGCAGACCGGCGCTGCACTGTTCGAACGCACGACGCGCGGCCTGAGCCTCACCGAAGCGGGCGACGCGCTTGTCGAGCCTGCGCGCCGCATGCAGGCGGCCGCCCAAGCGCTGGCGCTGGCGGCCGCCGGACGCGCGCAGACGCTGGCCGGCACCGTGCGCCTGACCGCGAGCGAGATGATGTCGGCGCACGTGCTGCCGCCTATCCTCGTGCAGCTGCGTGCAGCGCATCCCGAAATCGAGATCGAACTGGTTGCCTCGAATCGCGTCGACAACCTGCTCGCCCGCGAGGCGGACATCGCGATCCGCATGGTGCGGCCCGATCAGGGCAGCCTTGTCACCCGCCATGTCGCCGACTATCCGATCGGCTTCTACGCGCACGCCGACTACCTGAAAGGCCGCGCGCCGGTGACGCCCGACAACTTCGCGGAGCACGACTGGGTCGGGCTGGATCAATCGCCGCAACTGATCGACGGTTTCCGCAGCGCCGGATTCAACATCGACCGCCACTTCTTCGCCTTCCGCTGTGACAACAACATCGTCGGCTGGGAAGCGGTGCGCGCCGGCATGGGCATCGGCATCACGATGCAGCGTGTGGCCGAGCGCGATCCGCAACTCGTCCGCCTGCTGCAGGAATTTCCGCTACCCAGCCTGCCGGTCTGGCTGACTGCGCACCGCGAGCTGCGCGGTTCGCCGCGCATGCGCATCGTTTTCGACGCGCTGGCCGAAGCGCTTGGCGACTGA
- a CDS encoding Nif11-like leader peptide family natural product precursor yields the protein MSTEALSTFLRIARTDPDLLAELRAAADPDGLRVVALATIAARHGHTIDPASLGAPQRRTDAAASAQPGGTRFGDARLYRAEDGELMVRI from the coding sequence ATGAGCACCGAAGCGCTCAGCACCTTCCTGCGGATCGCCCGCACCGATCCCGACCTGCTCGCCGAGTTGCGCGCCGCCGCCGACCCGGACGGCCTGCGCGTCGTCGCGCTGGCGACGATCGCCGCGCGCCACGGCCACACCATCGACCCGGCGTCGCTCGGTGCGCCGCAACGCCGCACCGACGCGGCAGCAAGCGCGCAACCGGGCGGCACTCGTTTCGGCGATGCCCGGCTCTATCGTGCCGAAGACGGCGAGTTGATGGTTCGTATCTGA
- a CDS encoding alpha/beta hydrolase yields the protein MKPEPSRFARRCCGGALAFVLATHVAFAGPLLDRLRGREASQGQVEEEDAADAKAKLPPDVRVLRDIAYGDDARQRFDVYLPSHPSNAPVIVMVHGGAWAFGDKAMSRVVEAKVARWVPRGIVLVSVNYRMVPDAAPLEQARDVARAVAAVQARAAEWGGDRHKLVLMGHSAGAHLVSLLTAQPSLFPVATVPALGSVSLDSGAMDVTEIMQARHFGFYDRAFGSNPADWAAASPTRVLDTKPWPLLAVCSTRRSDSCPQADRFAARAVSLGGRASVLRQDLSHGEINAQLGQPGAYTDAVEAFLLALDPALAAALR from the coding sequence ATGAAACCCGAGCCCTCCCGATTCGCCAGACGATGCTGCGGTGGCGCGCTGGCATTCGTGCTGGCGACGCATGTGGCGTTTGCCGGCCCCTTGCTGGATCGCTTGCGTGGCCGCGAGGCATCACAAGGGCAAGTTGAAGAAGAAGACGCAGCCGACGCGAAGGCCAAACTGCCGCCGGACGTGCGCGTGCTGCGCGACATCGCCTACGGTGACGATGCGCGCCAGCGTTTCGATGTCTACCTGCCATCTCACCCGAGCAACGCGCCCGTAATCGTGATGGTGCACGGCGGCGCCTGGGCCTTTGGCGACAAGGCGATGAGTCGCGTGGTGGAGGCGAAGGTGGCGCGCTGGGTGCCGCGCGGCATCGTATTGGTTTCAGTGAACTACCGCATGGTGCCGGACGCGGCCCCGCTCGAGCAGGCGCGTGACGTGGCGCGTGCGGTGGCGGCGGTGCAGGCGCGCGCGGCGGAGTGGGGCGGCGATCGCCACAAGCTGGTGCTGATGGGCCACTCGGCAGGCGCGCATCTGGTGTCTTTGCTCACGGCGCAACCCTCGCTGTTTCCCGTGGCAACAGTGCCGGCGCTTGGTTCCGTCTCGCTCGACAGCGGGGCGATGGATGTCACCGAGATCATGCAGGCGCGGCATTTCGGTTTCTACGACCGCGCCTTCGGCAGCAATCCGGCGGACTGGGCGGCGGCATCACCGACCCGGGTGCTTGACACGAAGCCCTGGCCCTTGCTGGCAGTGTGCTCGACGCGGCGCAGCGATTCCTGCCCGCAGGCCGATCGCTTCGCGGCGCGCGCCGTGTCGCTGGGCGGGCGTGCCAGCGTGCTGCGCCAGGACTTGTCGCACGGCGAGATCAATGCCCAGCTGGGTCAGCCCGGTGCCTACACCGATGCGGTGGAGGCTTTCCTGCTCGCGCTCGACCCGGCCCTGGCCGCAGCGCTGCGCTGA
- a CDS encoding VOC family protein gives MTPLRIHHAAVICSDYARSKRFYSEVLGLRIVAETYRAERDSWKLDLALADGTQIELFSFAVAPPRLSWPEAQGLRHLAFAVDDIDANVEALAQKGVKVEPVRIDELTGARFTFFFDPDGLPLELVEPVRP, from the coding sequence ATGACGCCTCTGCGCATCCACCACGCCGCCGTCATCTGCAGCGACTACGCGCGCTCCAAGCGCTTCTACTCCGAAGTGCTCGGCCTGCGGATCGTCGCCGAGACTTATCGCGCTGAACGCGACTCCTGGAAGCTTGACCTCGCGCTGGCGGACGGCACGCAGATCGAGCTGTTCTCGTTTGCGGTTGCGCCGCCGCGACTCTCTTGGCCGGAGGCGCAGGGGCTGCGGCATCTGGCGTTTGCTGTCGACGACATCGACGCAAACGTCGAGGCGCTGGCGCAAAAAGGGGTCAAGGTCGAGCCGGTGCGCATCGACGAACTGACCGGCGCGCGCTTCACTTTCTTTTTCGACCCCGACGGACTGCCGCTGGAATTGGTCGAGCCAGTCCGGCCTTGA
- the hrpA gene encoding ATP-dependent RNA helicase HrpA: MPPQHLIDLVLSADRPRLRRALRELPQRANALADLPEALRTKFEASIAERATRRANLPKPSFPEELPVSGRRAEIAEAIRTHQVVIVCGETGSGKTTQLPKICLELGRGEAGLIGHTQPRRLAARATATRIAEELQSELGTTVGFKVRFTDHTKRESYIKLMTDGILLAETQGDPLLAAYDTLIIDEAHERSLNIDFLLGFLKQLLPKRPDLKVIVTSATLDAERFANHFAQHGKPAPVIEVSGRLYPIEVRYRPIEDEDAVEKPPVRAGVRVAESKNRNPNKDLYEAICDAVSELQREGPGDVLVFLPGEREIREAAEALRKNHPPGAEILPLFARQTAAEQARVFSRSNGRRVVLSTNVAETSLTVPGIRYVVDSGLARMNRYSHRNKVELLQIEKIAQSAAKQRAGRCGRVQNGICIRLYDEEDFNRRLAHTEPEILRSSLAGVILRMKSLRLGAVEEFPFLEAPLPRMIADGYQLLNELGATDDANNLTAIGRELAKLPLDPKIGRMILAARDRGALREVLIIAAALSVQDPRERPQEQSGTADQAHAKFRSSPDSKDEPKSEFLWFVNAWKAFDHVWKHESSSKQKAWCKQHFLNWMRMREWRDIHGQLHSLCAEHGWKESELPASYEAIHKALLTGLLGHIGCRVEDGGDTNKGPAAGSYLGARAIKFWPHPGSYLKKTVGKWLMAAELIDTSRLYARCVAKIEPEWVEEVGAHLIKRSVYEPHWEKKFGAVRAWERGVLHGITLYPRRAVGYAEHDPKLCRELLIREGLVQGDVDEAALRQMGFLTHNQRLMAEIERLEHKTRRPDVLVDDELIYAFYDAQIPDNVTDLRSFEAWRKTAERANAKGLFLVREQLMRHEAEGATSDRFPAGFEVLGQKLKLTYLHEPNDAEDGVTLTVPLAMLNQIPLARCEWLVPGLLEEKVTALLKTVPQKHRHRLQPIGQSSKAFIEQVEAGEVNREDGLMRALQKFVEDRVSLKLPLESFRPENLNPHCFMNFRVIDEHGRVLGMSRNLPELRTRLKDQVQAAFKAAQVPGSMGAQLAALKVAGKPAEASPEPAQRGAAAKPGAPSPQAEASAKSQPAQLSGLTSWSFGELPELLEVKVAGRMVIGFPALQDDGESVSLTAVDTEEEAARVHRKGLARLFALALKDQVKAVEKLPGLRELALHFIPFGTEAELKAQLVAATLERTCLMDPLPTNADAFAQRAQDAKSRISLVAQELMRLAGALVVEHASLTKRFLTLKGQPDTLADLQQQLAKLMPKNFLLAYPFEKLTHFSRYLKAMGVRIDKLRTNPARDLQLLAEWKSLAQPFEREWLAKAKAGVIDPQLEEFRWLLEELRVGLFAQELKTPMPVSVKRLQKIWDARPR; the protein is encoded by the coding sequence ATGCCTCCGCAGCACCTGATCGACCTCGTCCTTTCCGCCGACCGTCCGCGCCTGCGCCGCGCGCTGCGTGAGCTGCCTCAGCGCGCAAATGCGCTTGCCGACTTGCCGGAGGCGCTGCGTACGAAGTTCGAGGCGTCGATTGCCGAGCGTGCGACGCGCCGGGCCAATCTGCCTAAGCCCAGCTTCCCGGAGGAGCTGCCGGTCAGTGGCCGGCGGGCGGAGATCGCCGAGGCGATCCGTACGCACCAGGTGGTGATCGTTTGCGGCGAGACGGGCTCGGGCAAGACGACACAGCTGCCGAAGATTTGCCTGGAGCTGGGGCGGGGCGAGGCGGGGCTGATTGGCCACACGCAGCCGCGGCGGCTGGCGGCGCGGGCGACGGCGACGCGCATCGCCGAGGAATTGCAGAGCGAGCTCGGTACGACGGTCGGCTTCAAGGTGCGTTTCACCGACCACACGAAGCGCGAGAGCTACATCAAGCTGATGACCGACGGCATCCTGCTCGCCGAAACGCAGGGTGACCCGCTACTGGCCGCCTACGACACGCTGATCATCGACGAGGCGCACGAACGCAGCCTGAACATCGACTTCCTGCTCGGCTTCCTCAAGCAATTGCTGCCCAAGCGGCCGGACCTGAAGGTGATCGTGACCTCGGCGACGCTGGACGCCGAGCGCTTCGCCAACCACTTCGCGCAGCACGGCAAGCCCGCACCGGTGATCGAGGTGTCCGGTCGTCTGTACCCGATCGAGGTGCGTTACCGCCCGATCGAGGACGAGGATGCGGTCGAGAAGCCGCCTGTGCGCGCAGGCGTGCGCGTCGCGGAATCGAAGAACCGCAATCCGAACAAGGATCTGTACGAAGCGATCTGCGACGCGGTGAGCGAGCTGCAGCGCGAGGGGCCGGGTGACGTGCTGGTCTTCCTGCCCGGCGAGCGCGAGATCCGCGAGGCGGCCGAGGCGCTGCGCAAGAACCACCCGCCGGGCGCCGAGATCCTGCCGCTGTTCGCACGCCAGACCGCCGCCGAGCAGGCGCGCGTGTTCTCGCGTTCGAATGGGCGCCGCGTCGTGCTCTCGACCAACGTGGCCGAGACCTCGCTGACGGTGCCGGGCATCCGCTACGTGGTCGATTCGGGGCTGGCGCGGATGAACCGCTACAGCCATCGCAACAAGGTCGAGCTGCTGCAGATCGAGAAGATCGCGCAGTCCGCCGCCAAGCAGCGCGCGGGCCGCTGCGGCCGGGTGCAGAACGGCATCTGCATCCGCCTCTACGACGAGGAGGATTTCAATCGCCGGCTGGCGCACACCGAGCCGGAGATTCTGCGTTCCTCGCTGGCGGGCGTGATCTTGCGCATGAAGTCGCTGCGGCTCGGCGCAGTGGAGGAATTCCCCTTCCTCGAAGCGCCGCTGCCGCGGATGATCGCCGACGGCTACCAGCTGCTGAACGAGTTGGGTGCGACCGACGATGCGAACAACCTCACCGCCATCGGCCGCGAGCTTGCCAAGCTGCCGCTGGACCCGAAGATCGGCCGCATGATCCTCGCCGCGCGCGACCGCGGCGCGCTGCGCGAGGTGCTGATCATCGCCGCCGCGCTGTCGGTGCAGGACCCGCGCGAGCGACCGCAGGAGCAGAGCGGCACCGCCGACCAGGCGCATGCGAAGTTCCGCTCGTCGCCGGATTCAAAGGACGAGCCGAAGAGCGAATTCCTGTGGTTCGTGAATGCCTGGAAGGCCTTCGATCACGTGTGGAAGCACGAGTCGTCGAGCAAGCAGAAGGCCTGGTGCAAGCAGCACTTCCTTAACTGGATGCGGATGCGCGAGTGGCGCGACATCCACGGCCAGCTGCATTCGCTGTGCGCCGAGCACGGCTGGAAGGAGAGCGAGCTGCCGGCTTCGTATGAAGCGATCCACAAGGCGCTGCTGACGGGCCTGCTCGGTCACATCGGCTGCCGTGTCGAAGACGGAGGTGACACAAATAAGGGCCCGGCCGCCGGTTCCTACCTCGGTGCGCGGGCGATAAAGTTCTGGCCGCATCCGGGCTCCTACCTGAAGAAGACCGTCGGCAAGTGGCTGATGGCCGCCGAGCTGATCGACACCTCGCGGCTCTACGCCCGCTGCGTCGCGAAGATCGAGCCGGAGTGGGTCGAGGAGGTCGGCGCCCACCTGATCAAGCGCAGCGTCTACGAGCCGCACTGGGAGAAGAAATTCGGCGCCGTGCGCGCATGGGAGCGCGGTGTGCTGCATGGCATCACGCTCTACCCGCGGCGTGCGGTGGGCTATGCCGAGCACGACCCCAAGCTGTGCCGCGAGCTGCTGATCCGCGAAGGCCTGGTGCAGGGCGATGTCGACGAAGCTGCCCTGCGGCAGATGGGCTTCCTGACGCACAACCAGCGCCTGATGGCCGAGATCGAGCGCCTCGAACATAAAACCCGCCGCCCCGACGTGCTGGTGGACGACGAGCTGATCTACGCCTTCTACGATGCGCAGATCCCCGACAACGTCACCGACCTGCGCAGCTTCGAGGCCTGGCGCAAAACCGCCGAGCGGGCGAACGCCAAGGGCCTGTTCCTGGTGCGCGAGCAGTTGATGCGGCACGAGGCCGAGGGCGCGACCAGCGACCGCTTCCCGGCCGGCTTCGAAGTGCTGGGGCAGAAGCTCAAGCTCACGTATCTGCACGAGCCGAACGACGCGGAGGACGGCGTCACGCTCACGGTGCCGCTGGCGATGCTCAACCAGATTCCGCTTGCGCGCTGCGAGTGGCTGGTGCCGGGCCTGCTGGAAGAGAAGGTCACGGCGCTGCTCAAGACCGTGCCGCAGAAGCACCGCCACCGCCTGCAGCCGATCGGGCAGAGCAGCAAGGCCTTCATCGAGCAGGTGGAGGCGGGCGAGGTGAATCGCGAAGACGGGCTGATGCGCGCGCTGCAGAAGTTCGTCGAGGATCGCGTCTCGCTGAAGCTGCCGCTGGAGAGTTTCCGGCCCGAGAACCTCAACCCGCACTGCTTCATGAACTTCCGCGTCATCGACGAGCATGGCCGCGTGCTGGGCATGTCGCGCAACCTGCCGGAGCTGCGCACGCGGCTCAAGGACCAGGTGCAGGCGGCCTTCAAGGCGGCGCAGGTGCCGGGATCGATGGGCGCACAACTGGCGGCGCTGAAGGTGGCAGGCAAGCCGGCGGAAGCATCGCCCGAGCCTGCACAGCGCGGGGCCGCCGCGAAGCCGGGCGCCCCATCGCCGCAGGCGGAGGCGTCCGCGAAGAGTCAGCCGGCGCAGCTCTCCGGCCTCACCAGCTGGAGCTTCGGCGAACTGCCCGAACTGCTCGAAGTGAAGGTTGCCGGCCGCATGGTCATCGGCTTCCCCGCGCTGCAGGACGACGGCGAGTCGGTGAGTCTGACTGCAGTCGACACCGAGGAAGAGGCCGCGCGCGTGCACCGCAAGGGCCTCGCACGGCTCTTCGCGTTGGCGCTGAAGGACCAGGTCAAGGCGGTCGAGAAGTTGCCCGGCCTGCGCGAGCTGGCGCTGCACTTCATCCCCTTCGGCACCGAAGCGGAGTTGAAGGCGCAGCTCGTCGCCGCGACGCTGGAGCGCACCTGCCTGATGGACCCGCTGCCGACTAACGCGGATGCCTTCGCACAACGCGCGCAGGACGCCAAGTCACGCATCTCGCTGGTTGCGCAGGAGCTGATGCGCCTCGCGGGCGCGCTGGTCGTCGAGCACGCTTCACTGACCAAGCGCTTCCTCACGCTCAAGGGCCAGCCCGACACGCTCGCCGACCTGCAGCAACAGCTCGCCAAGCTGATGCCGAAGAACTTTCTGCTCGCGTACCCGTTCGAAAAGCTCACCCACTTCAGCCGCTACCTCAAGGCGATGGGCGTGCGCATCGACAAGCTGCGCACCAATCCCGCGCGCGACCTGCAACTGCTCGCCGAATGGAAGTCGCTCGCGCAGCCCTTCGAGCGCGAATGGCTCGCCAAGGCCAAGGCCGGCGTCATCGACCCGCAGCTCGAGGAATTCCGCTGGTTGCTCGAAGAGCTCCGCGTGGGGCTCTTTGCGCAGGAGCTCAAGACGCCGATGCCGGTCAGCGTGAAGCGGCTGCAGAAGATCTGGGACGCAAGGCCGCGGTGA
- a CDS encoding GFA family protein, with product MPESATACNCTVCRRYGSLWAYDFENEGITVAGPSKCYTRGKAIEFHFCPTCGCVAFWRAQRVDDEGRRRIAVNLRLTEPGPIASLPIDHFDGLDSFDDLPRDGRRLRDLWF from the coding sequence ATGCCCGAATCAGCGACCGCATGCAATTGCACCGTCTGTCGTCGCTATGGCAGCTTGTGGGCTTACGACTTCGAGAATGAAGGCATCACGGTCGCCGGGCCGAGCAAGTGCTACACACGGGGCAAGGCCATCGAGTTTCACTTCTGCCCGACCTGTGGTTGTGTCGCCTTCTGGCGGGCTCAGAGAGTCGACGATGAAGGCCGGCGGCGCATCGCTGTGAACCTGCGCCTCACTGAACCCGGTCCAATCGCGTCCTTGCCAATCGATCACTTCGACGGTCTGGATTCCTTCGACGACTTGCCCCGCGACGGTCGGCGCTTACGGGATCTCTGGTTCTGA